The sequence AAGCTGTGCTACACATCCTCCTTACGTAGGCTATTATCGCTGGCTCTGTCCAAGCAAACCTGAAACTGTTAACTACCTGAAAGAGCAGGCTGAAGCAGCGTTGTCAAAAGATTATGTAGATGGATTACACCTGGATTATGTAAGATATTGTGATGTGATTCTGCCCGTAAACTTATGGAGTAATTACGGTATTGATCAGTCAAAAGAATTACCGGAATACGATTTCTGCTATTGCGAAACCTGCAGAACTAAGTATAAAGATCTGTATGGCAAAGATCCGCTGGAGCTGCAACATCCTGACCAGAGTCCTTCCTGGCGTAAGTTCAGGTATGACCGCATTACAAACGTTGTGACCAACCTGGCGGATGTAGCGAAAAAACATAAGAAACCTATTTCAGCAGCAGTATTTCCAACACCTGAAATTGCGAAACGCATTGTAAGACAGGATTGGACTAACTGGCCATTGAATGCAGTATGCCCCATGATATATCATGGATTCTACCAGGAAGGTGTGGGCTGGATAGGCGACGCAGTAGCTGAAGGTATCAGGGGATTGGATGGTCGTTTCCCACTGTATGCAGGTTTGTACCTGCCGGATTTCAATGGTAACATGGCTGACCTGGAGAAGGGTATCCGGCTCGCGATACAGCATGGTGCATCTGGTGTATCACTGTTTGGTGGTGTGACACCTGAGGTATTGCAGGCATTGCAAAAAGCGACTGTATAAACATTTCATTTTGCATTTGGTAAAAAGACCGGGGATCTTTGCAGGTCCCCGGTTTTTTATGCGTCAATGAAAAACATGTTTGTATATTCAAAGACCAGGATTGGTCTTTGCTGAGTTAAGCTAAACATGAGCCGTTGTATATGTAACATTTCAATAATAGCAGGTAATAATTCTTTTTCTCTTATTGGATAAATTGAATCAGGAATATTGAATCAGGAACCAGGAATAGTTCCTGCGTGTTTGGTCCTCGATTTGTTACTTATGACTTGTATATAGACACCTCCTTAAACCAGGAATGGAACAAGGATTTTTTAATGAGATGAGATTGTATATGTTCATCGAAATATTTTTTATGAATACTGTTTATGAATACTGCTTTTAAATAATGTTTTAAAAAAATCCGGCTACCAGGATTAGCATCCGGTTACACATATGAATTATCCCCTAATTTTTTAATATCACTATTATTAGATCACCCATACGATCGAATATAATTCAATAAGATACCGGGTTTCAGGAATGAATCCCGGGGTATGCATTATAAGCTGTTGTTAATAGTGGGTACTATTAATAACCCGTTATGAAAACATCTATGTATGAACCCAAAATCAAAATTTTTGCTGAAGAAAGTAGACGGTAATACTCCCCCCTCTCTTCAGTCAAAGAAAGTAGACGGCTATTCAACCCTCTCTGCGCTCAAAGACAGCAGGTGGCAATACTCCCCCTCTCTTCAATCAGAGATAGTAGACGACAATACTCCCCCTCTCTTCAACTCCCCAAAAGTTAAAGACCAGGTATCAGTAATAATTCCCGGGTTTCATATTTCTACTATACCCTATGAGAAATTTACCGCTCTGAAAAACATAACATTGAGAGCAACACTCTTTTGAAGCGCTGTTTTGGCAAATAATGTGGTAATGGAAATCTTGTATATAAATGAATAAGCTGTGTCATCTTAACATAGGTTGTGGTTAACTATTATCAATTGTACAACTCGAATTTACATCATACTTTTAGGTTTTCCTCACGCCATTTCGTTCATTCTTCTATGTTAGTGTTCACCTTGTTCATTCTTAAATATAAAAAATCATGAAAGAGAGAATTCACCAACAGGCATGAAAACCATTTTAAGAAAAGAAGGCCGGCTGGTTCAAACCAGCCAGCCTGTAATCTTGCCTGGTCCCGGTGGAGGCAACCAATACCTACCCCCAACCGGGTAACAGGCTGCATCAAAATTCCACCACAATCCTATCCGCACTATTTTTTATGCTCAGTGCCTGCACCTGGCAAACAGCTGTTGTGGCATACCCACCCTGTGGATCAAAACGGGAAATAGGAGAGAGGAAACTGATGCCGGAAGATAATATAGGTTGTACCCCACCATTGACTTTCACCTGCTGCAATGGCCCAAACCCATGCAGTATCAGGCTGATATTACTAAACTTTGACGTGTAGCTGCCTGTTGCCTCGTCAAGGATCAGCTGGTGATCATAGCGTATTGTTCGCTTGTAATAACCACCCTTTTCATAATCATATGTCTGCCCATCATCTTCATAATAAACAATCGCATTGGCAGTATCCCCTTTATACACATGCAGGTACAACGTATCATTCGGCCGCTCCGCCGTAGTCTGTACCAGTGATTGCATCGGTACTATACTGCCTGCCTTTACATATACTGGTAGCTCATGCATCCCCAATGTATTGATCTTTATCTGCCCACCTGCTATCTGTTCATCTGTAT is a genomic window of Chitinophaga sp. LS1 containing:
- a CDS encoding family 10 glycosylhydrolase; translated protein: MNKRNFLKSIGLGSVAIMGAGLPAIVKAEKTADADAAATKIKHRVWINPDEKDTDADIRQRYAAYKKAGIGDIMFEADSERHFRIAKENGIKAHRWIWTMNRGEKELLESHPEWYAQNRKGESCATHPPYVGYYRWLCPSKPETVNYLKEQAEAALSKDYVDGLHLDYVRYCDVILPVNLWSNYGIDQSKELPEYDFCYCETCRTKYKDLYGKDPLELQHPDQSPSWRKFRYDRITNVVTNLADVAKKHKKPISAAVFPTPEIAKRIVRQDWTNWPLNAVCPMIYHGFYQEGVGWIGDAVAEGIRGLDGRFPLYAGLYLPDFNGNMADLEKGIRLAIQHGASGVSLFGGVTPEVLQALQKATV